In one Steroidobacteraceae bacterium genomic region, the following are encoded:
- the rrtA gene encoding rhombosortase: protein MTVTKPEPSRSSWSRSLNCDGRYGITLATLLALLLTMAAMPAAWQELLSYTRTDLAAGQLWRLLTAHLVHVNPRHALANCAGLALLWALFARGMRPLAWSFVVFACMMAIDAGLWLQQTQLEWYRGASGVLHGVLVAGAVAHLRRERTLALLSLALLCAKLAYEHSGGQLPTVGDLPVASAAHIYGAFGGLTAIVPTLWRNKRGHGGGEPL, encoded by the coding sequence ATGACTGTGACAAAACCCGAGCCGTCCCGCTCATCCTGGAGTCGGTCGCTCAATTGCGACGGTCGTTATGGCATCACCCTCGCAACGCTGCTGGCATTGCTGTTGACAATGGCCGCGATGCCGGCCGCATGGCAGGAATTGCTGAGTTACACGCGCACTGATCTGGCAGCTGGCCAGTTGTGGCGCCTCCTTACCGCACACCTGGTGCATGTCAACCCACGACATGCGCTCGCGAACTGCGCCGGACTTGCACTGCTCTGGGCATTGTTCGCGCGCGGCATGCGCCCGCTCGCGTGGTCCTTCGTCGTGTTCGCGTGCATGATGGCGATAGACGCCGGCCTCTGGCTGCAGCAGACACAACTCGAGTGGTATCGAGGTGCATCCGGGGTGCTGCACGGGGTGTTGGTTGCAGGTGCGGTCGCCCATTTGCGTCGCGAGCGAACATTGGCGCTCCTGTCCTTGGCGCTACTGTGCGCGAAACTTGCCTACGAGCATTCCGGCGGGCAGTTGCCGACGGTTGGCGACTTGCCTGTTGCATCGGCTGCCCATATCTACGGTGCGTTTGGCGGCTTGACGGCAATCGTGCCAACGCTGTGGCGCAACAAGCGCGGGCATGGCGGCGGTGAGCCGCTATAA
- the gspG gene encoding type II secretion system major pseudopilin GspG, with protein sequence MIRRQQCFDARGRRQVGFTLIEIMVVVVIIGLLAAIIVPNVIGKVDEARVSKAQADLRQIETALTMFRLDTSRYPTSEQGLKILTKAPADGSVRNYRAEGYLPRLPKDPWQNDYHYTFPGTHGQAYDLYSLGADGQEGGEGADTDIGNWNLEEQ encoded by the coding sequence ATGATTCGCCGCCAGCAATGCTTTGACGCACGGGGTCGGCGCCAGGTCGGCTTCACATTGATCGAGATCATGGTGGTGGTCGTAATCATCGGGCTTCTGGCTGCCATCATAGTGCCGAATGTCATCGGCAAGGTCGATGAAGCACGTGTCAGCAAAGCGCAGGCCGACCTGCGCCAGATTGAGACGGCATTGACGATGTTTCGCCTGGATACGTCGCGCTACCCGACCTCGGAACAGGGCCTGAAGATCCTCACCAAGGCGCCTGCCGACGGTTCGGTACGCAATTATCGCGCCGAGGGCTATCTGCCGCGGCTCCCGAAAGATCCTTGGCAGAACGACTACCACTACACCTTTCCCGGGACCCACGGTCAGGCTTATGACCTGTACTCGCTCGGCGCAGACGGCCAGGAGGGCGGCGAAGGCGCTGACACCGACATAGGCAACTGGAACCTAGAAGAGCAGTAG
- the gspH gene encoding type II secretion system minor pseudopilin GspH: protein MRNMPGQPRAGFTLVELLVVMVIIAVVVSGVVFSIGVVGQDRELQREADRLVSLLAYSREQAELTSREYGLYCLAGGYSFVLFNPRTSLWVDLANDEVLRERTLPAGLSTRLWVEGREIVLPLAVPLDQADLKPQILLFSNGDVNTFELQLERADAGRWIRLAVNEQGEVSAGDISTGTH from the coding sequence ATGCGCAATATGCCAGGACAGCCGCGCGCGGGGTTTACCCTGGTCGAGCTGCTCGTGGTGATGGTCATTATCGCGGTCGTGGTCTCGGGTGTCGTGTTCTCGATAGGCGTCGTCGGTCAGGATCGCGAATTGCAGCGTGAGGCCGACAGACTCGTCAGCCTCCTCGCCTACAGCCGCGAGCAGGCGGAACTCACCAGCCGCGAGTACGGTCTGTATTGCCTGGCAGGTGGCTACAGTTTCGTGCTCTTCAACCCGCGGACTTCCCTGTGGGTGGATTTGGCCAACGACGAGGTGCTACGCGAACGCACGTTGCCCGCCGGGTTGTCGACCCGGCTCTGGGTAGAAGGACGTGAAATCGTCCTGCCGCTCGCAGTGCCTCTGGACCAGGCCGATTTGAAACCGCAGATCCTGTTGTTCTCAAATGGCGACGTCAACACGTTTGAATTGCAGCTCGAACGTGCCGATGCCGGACGCTGGATTCGTCTGGCGGTGAATGAACAGGGTGAGGTTTCAGCGGGCGACATCTCTACAGGTACACATTGA
- the gspI gene encoding type II secretion system minor pseudopilin GspI, giving the protein MRARGFTLVEVLVALVIVAFAMTALMSTVTSSADSTLYLADRQLAQWIAENRIATLRLQLLAPGKGVQSGSIEYADAKWQWRQEIIDTDVPGLRRIDVQVRRLQPGERETSVTDATGNWLVTVSGIRGSKVAIAGSGGFGVTGTPQASPADSPPTDANGNPIQ; this is encoded by the coding sequence TTGAGAGCACGCGGCTTCACTCTGGTCGAGGTTCTGGTGGCGTTGGTCATCGTCGCGTTCGCCATGACCGCGTTGATGAGCACGGTAACCAGTTCGGCCGATAGCACGTTGTACCTGGCCGACAGGCAGCTCGCACAGTGGATCGCCGAAAATCGCATCGCCACGCTTCGACTGCAACTGCTGGCGCCCGGCAAGGGCGTGCAATCCGGCTCGATCGAATACGCCGATGCCAAGTGGCAATGGCGCCAGGAGATCATCGACACCGACGTACCTGGATTGCGCCGCATCGACGTGCAGGTGCGTCGCTTGCAGCCCGGTGAACGCGAAACCAGTGTCACGGACGCTACCGGCAATTGGCTGGTCACGGTCAGCGGCATACGTGGCAGCAAGGTGGCAATTGCCGGTAGCGGCGGCTTCGGCGTGACGGGCACCCCGCAGGCGAGTCCTGCCGATTCGCCCCCTACCGACGCGAACGGCAACCCAATCCAATGA
- the gspJ gene encoding type II secretion system minor pseudopilin GspJ: protein MTRARHSGFTLVEILVALFIAAILFAIGYSVVNQGMIERERLAQRQARLLQLARAMRVISQDVAQLEARPVRDTLGAGLQPALDGSRRGEELLILTRSGWANPAGLPRSTLQRVQYLRKDKQLIRAYLPVLDAAQGVLPLQRVLLDGVDDVKLRFMDNGRRWLEQWPVAIPGSQSGLQQFRSLPIAIEITVRLEDVGEIVRIIETPA, encoded by the coding sequence ATGACGCGGGCGCGGCACAGTGGATTCACGCTGGTCGAGATCCTGGTGGCGCTGTTCATCGCCGCCATCCTGTTCGCAATCGGCTATTCCGTCGTCAACCAGGGCATGATAGAGCGCGAACGCCTGGCGCAGCGCCAGGCCCGGCTGTTGCAGCTGGCGCGCGCGATGCGCGTCATCAGCCAGGACGTCGCGCAGCTCGAGGCACGGCCAGTGCGCGATACGCTCGGTGCCGGATTGCAACCCGCATTGGACGGCAGCCGCCGCGGCGAGGAATTGCTGATTCTAACCCGTAGCGGCTGGGCCAACCCGGCCGGCCTGCCACGTTCGACTTTGCAACGCGTGCAATACTTGCGCAAGGACAAGCAGCTGATTCGTGCTTATCTGCCTGTGCTCGATGCAGCGCAAGGCGTATTGCCACTGCAGCGTGTCCTGCTCGACGGCGTCGACGACGTCAAATTGCGATTCATGGACAATGGCAGGCGCTGGCTCGAGCAGTGGCCGGTTGCAATTCCAGGGAGCCAATCCGGGCTGCAGCAGTTCCGATCGCTGCCGATCGCCATCGAGATCACCGTCCGACTGGAGGACGTCGGCGAAATCGTGCGCATCATCGAGACACCCGCATGA
- the gspK gene encoding type II secretion system minor pseudopilin GspK, whose translation MRAPSHRQRGIALLTAIMLFAIATVLAVAIGFATTMTARRAVANSSFDTALMYSQGAEALAAVALTEDQNNEDSPDESWAQPYGPVEIAPDALITAQLEDLDGRFNINSLIDKDGVADPVAVATFTRLLEILGLESKWAQLLTDWIDIDNQPTLPDGGEDSYYLAQTPPYRPPNLPVTTITELMSLPGFDIERFNRLAPHITALPPDPQRKINLCTASGAVLDALHGTQLQFSLDEAALQRNRERGCFPTPDTFLDTVSAEARQQISDRVGKTSADFLLTSYVTIGTTEMALYSLVQRDRNQIRVIRRSQTPN comes from the coding sequence ATGAGGGCACCCTCTCATCGCCAACGTGGCATTGCCCTGCTAACCGCCATCATGCTGTTTGCCATTGCGACGGTCCTTGCAGTCGCCATTGGCTTTGCAACCACAATGACAGCACGACGGGCTGTCGCCAATTCTTCGTTCGATACCGCATTGATGTATTCGCAGGGCGCCGAAGCACTCGCAGCAGTAGCACTGACAGAAGACCAGAACAACGAAGACAGCCCGGATGAGTCCTGGGCGCAACCTTATGGCCCGGTCGAAATTGCGCCGGACGCTCTGATCACCGCTCAACTCGAGGATCTCGATGGCCGATTCAATATCAATTCCCTGATCGACAAGGACGGTGTTGCCGATCCGGTTGCCGTCGCCACTTTCACCCGGCTGCTCGAAATACTCGGTCTCGAATCCAAGTGGGCGCAGCTACTGACAGACTGGATCGACATCGACAACCAACCGACGCTGCCGGATGGCGGCGAGGACAGTTACTATCTCGCACAGACGCCGCCGTATCGTCCGCCAAACCTGCCTGTCACTACGATCACTGAACTGATGTCGCTGCCGGGCTTCGATATCGAGCGTTTCAACCGCCTGGCGCCGCATATCACTGCCCTGCCGCCCGATCCTCAGCGAAAGATCAATCTTTGCACCGCGAGCGGCGCGGTCCTGGATGCTCTGCATGGCACGCAGCTGCAGTTCTCGCTGGACGAGGCGGCACTGCAACGAAATCGGGAGCGAGGCTGCTTTCCGACCCCCGACACTTTCCTGGACACGGTTTCGGCCGAAGCGCGCCAACAAATAAGTGACCGGGTCGGCAAAACAAGCGCGGACTTCCTGCTGACCAGCTATGTGACTATTGGCACTACGGAAATGGCCCTGTACAGTCTGGTCCAGCGGGATCGCAACCAGATCCGAGTTATTCGCCGATCGCAGACGCCAAACTAG
- the gspL gene encoding type II secretion system protein GspL, whose product MSETLLLRMFRDDAHSASWVVVNSAGELLRKPQSGPLTLLTPIAAERRVIVLVPASSVTLLNAQIPQRQQSRLLQLAPFALEEQLAEDIESLHFAAGKREGDSANIEIAVVSRAFMDTTLAALRTAGIEPAELVSDAQLLPSHPADAVALIDGDEILIRTARGAAAALPAADLASAFEITLAGVPDGAQLKDSSVIIHVPQREWPDQQRAVESLRPSFGGLKVQLLPEGALPLLAAQLHSSDRINLLQGDYRPKSAGQFEWRRWRLAAALAVASLGLYILGHAVELRRLARAESALDARIDQLYRSVIPGERAPPDARRRLEAQLGGSSAGPELLQVLSDLAASRANVRDAQLLAFTYRDGALELRMRAQSAEQLDGLGQSLRQRGWDAEFLGGGTSRDHYEGRIKVRFASS is encoded by the coding sequence ATGAGCGAAACCCTGCTACTGCGAATGTTCCGCGATGACGCCCACAGCGCGAGCTGGGTTGTCGTCAATTCGGCAGGCGAATTGCTTCGCAAGCCGCAGAGCGGGCCACTGACACTGCTTACGCCGATCGCAGCCGAACGCCGGGTGATCGTTTTGGTCCCGGCATCCTCGGTTACCCTTCTCAATGCCCAGATTCCCCAGCGACAGCAGTCACGGTTGTTGCAGCTCGCACCGTTCGCGCTGGAAGAGCAACTGGCGGAGGACATCGAATCGTTGCATTTCGCAGCAGGCAAGCGCGAAGGCGATTCGGCGAATATTGAAATCGCGGTCGTCTCGCGCGCCTTCATGGACACGACGCTGGCAGCACTTCGTACGGCCGGAATCGAACCAGCCGAACTCGTAAGCGATGCACAATTGCTGCCTTCGCATCCTGCCGACGCTGTTGCGCTGATCGATGGCGATGAGATATTGATTCGCACCGCCAGGGGAGCCGCTGCCGCCCTGCCCGCCGCGGATCTTGCAAGCGCCTTCGAAATTACACTCGCGGGCGTGCCCGATGGAGCACAGCTCAAGGACAGCTCGGTCATCATCCATGTGCCGCAGCGGGAGTGGCCGGATCAGCAACGCGCCGTTGAATCACTGCGACCGTCATTTGGTGGCTTGAAAGTCCAGCTGTTGCCCGAGGGCGCGCTGCCTCTGCTGGCAGCACAGCTGCATTCGTCTGATCGCATCAATCTGCTGCAAGGCGATTATCGCCCGAAATCGGCCGGTCAGTTCGAATGGCGTCGTTGGCGCCTGGCTGCAGCACTGGCAGTGGCGAGCCTCGGCCTGTATATCCTCGGGCATGCGGTCGAGTTGCGGCGACTGGCCAGGGCGGAGAGCGCCCTTGACGCGCGCATCGATCAACTCTACCGCTCGGTGATTCCGGGCGAGCGGGCGCCGCCCGATGCCCGACGCCGCCTCGAAGCACAGCTGGGTGGATCGAGCGCAGGTCCCGAACTACTCCAGGTGCTCTCCGATCTTGCTGCAAGTCGCGCGAATGTTCGTGACGCGCAGCTGCTCGCGTTCACCTACCGGGACGGCGCGCTGGAATTGAGAATGCGTGCGCAGAGCGCCGAACAACTCGATGGACTTGGCCAGTCGCTGCGCCAGCGCGGTTGGGATGCCGAGTTCCTTGGTGGCGGCACGAGTCGTGACCACTACGAAGGGCGCATCAAAGTGCGTTTTGCCAGCTCATGA
- the gspM gene encoding type II secretion system protein GspM yields MSWRARYDALQPRERMMVTGGACLAALLLLIALLLPLGSKVHKGRDRLASKGADLGWMEQVVPRLAGAGARVTAPANRDNMVVIVDRTAREVGLGSALASSEPAGEGALRVRLAAAPFDQMVAWLARLAQQNGVQVVSASVEATGESGVVNAQLQLQAP; encoded by the coding sequence ATGAGTTGGCGGGCCCGCTATGACGCGTTGCAGCCGCGCGAGCGCATGATGGTCACCGGTGGTGCCTGCCTCGCTGCGCTGTTGCTTTTGATCGCCTTGCTATTGCCGCTCGGTAGCAAAGTCCACAAGGGCCGCGACCGTCTCGCCAGCAAGGGCGCTGATCTTGGCTGGATGGAACAGGTCGTTCCGAGACTGGCAGGCGCAGGCGCGCGTGTCACAGCACCGGCCAACCGCGACAACATGGTCGTGATCGTCGACCGAACTGCGCGTGAAGTCGGTTTGGGCAGCGCATTGGCCAGCTCTGAACCCGCTGGAGAAGGTGCATTGCGCGTTCGCCTCGCGGCCGCCCCTTTCGACCAGATGGTTGCATGGCTCGCAAGACTCGCCCAGCAAAATGGCGTTCAGGTCGTTTCGGCTTCGGTCGAGGCCACCGGCGAAAGTGGCGTGGTCAACGCCCAACTGCAATTGCAGGCGCCCTGA
- a CDS encoding type II secretion system protein N, whose protein sequence is MHRGRIWLIVLAVIVFATIVVARLPLRWLLPALPTGLACASAAGSLWHGACDGFSVDGQTLGDLRWQLRPASLLRARLDSDFQLVRERMRIMGRLQLSPGGALTLLDTQALLPLERAYLPALPADLGGQADVLLRELQWRDGKVLVLQGEADAHDLRQPQSGAALGNYHVDFPETRAEPRGTLRDDGGPLEVNGEIVLTGEPGFTVNALVRARADAAPQLQEQLRYLGLPDAAGRYSLSIAGTF, encoded by the coding sequence ATGCATCGCGGCCGTATTTGGCTGATCGTCCTGGCAGTTATCGTCTTCGCCACGATTGTCGTCGCAAGGCTGCCCTTGCGCTGGCTACTGCCCGCGCTGCCGACGGGCCTTGCTTGCGCGAGCGCGGCCGGCAGTCTGTGGCACGGTGCCTGCGACGGCTTCTCGGTCGACGGGCAAACCCTGGGCGATCTGCGTTGGCAGCTGCGGCCCGCGTCCTTGCTTCGAGCGCGGCTCGACAGCGATTTTCAGCTGGTGCGTGAACGCATGCGCATCATGGGACGGCTGCAGCTGAGCCCGGGCGGTGCGTTGACGTTGCTCGACACGCAGGCCCTGTTGCCACTCGAGCGAGCCTATCTGCCAGCGCTCCCGGCAGACCTGGGCGGGCAGGCCGATGTTCTTCTGCGCGAACTGCAGTGGCGGGACGGCAAAGTGCTGGTACTGCAGGGTGAAGCGGACGCGCACGACCTGCGCCAACCGCAATCCGGCGCGGCGCTCGGGAACTATCACGTCGATTTCCCCGAGACCCGGGCCGAACCACGCGGGACACTGCGCGATGACGGCGGTCCTCTGGAAGTGAACGGCGAAATCGTGTTGACCGGCGAACCGGGGTTCACGGTCAATGCACTCGTGCGCGCGCGTGCTGACGCGGCACCGCAATTGCAGGAGCAGCTGCGCTATCTCGGCTTGCCGGATGCGGCCGGGCGATACAGCCTCTCGATTGCAGGCACCTTCTGA
- a CDS encoding UvrD-helicase domain-containing protein codes for MTDPSHSAHLLEADRAARIVATDVTQSILLEAPAGSGKTRTLVTRFLALLAVVDRPEGILAMTFTRKAAGEMRSRIIAALRGEIDDSSANAAVLRELAEPVRARDVALGWGLLENPEQLRIETIDSFCYWLATILPLPSQTVGGIEIEDSPSSIYARVAAGFLARAAKDPQLHDAVRLVHECNDNNRERLERSMATLLSRRAQWLPLLLQRAGDFSVDGLNLSLCRLMSQLVADCRKQFGVQVEQQASTVARALARAAVTHAATPETDLDDAATMVQSWHRLANLMLTRKGTLRAVAPRMNNAEQWPNGLRDAWSQLREQLSQRPGAIEALATIQAIPASARFQEGDVALLCAIRELLLGACAELNLHFAATGRHDYTAVTAAAREALVSEGEPTDLALRLGGSFRHLLIDECQDLSPEQLQLIENLVIDWQPGDGRTLFIVGDPAQSIYQFRDADVGLFLRLRTQPIAHLRLRHLQLHCNFRSRPALIEFNNALFAAPQDEGASLGNAGFASEALAVQPPTAAEVTFTQVDGGDVAAQINLLVERVVHLLAAYPDQRIGVLVRKRAEAQQCARALRDRGIAVNSPQSLALDQRQDVLDLLTVARLVLNRHDRVAWLAMLRSPCCALDLRELKAVCDGSKAGDLEPALLDPAIRSSLGAQLSRRIDRLLEVLAAARRDADELGVAAAVERMATRLGLPLWSDGAAGRAMRIFTELLNRHARGVATPDLASLQTDLRTKSVDVAAAAQQATGVTVMTIHAAKGLEFDAVILPRLESTARADNRELLEWFVDYTAPQAVADAVLAPRGEGKNEIADFLRFLDKRRRTAELRRLGYVAATRARESLDLIATESGVSQPPSGSLAAVFASQFGQCKRLPASATSQPAAESPPNLSSLGYLEFNDDAFGEPLPGHTLLPEAADANALVRYDWAGDVARHVGTVIHAELLRWSANRPEDRRLNSSEQYCLMLAAEGVSPAEIGGAVAEVESALNRLLAEPQVRWLLDPGHREAASELSLAGNVDGLIVRGIIDRSFISEFGERWVVDFKTGRHAGGAVEEFVASEMQRYRMQLRRYSRLVGRLGPEPVRAGIYFVHLLHLAEYSPEDLSEGPGAGAVNAR; via the coding sequence ATGACTGACCCTTCGCACAGTGCGCATTTGCTCGAGGCGGACCGGGCGGCGCGTATCGTCGCGACCGACGTAACCCAATCGATACTGCTCGAAGCGCCGGCCGGATCCGGCAAGACGCGGACCCTGGTGACCCGATTCCTCGCCTTGCTTGCGGTCGTCGACCGGCCGGAGGGCATTCTGGCGATGACATTCACACGCAAGGCCGCGGGCGAAATGCGCAGCCGGATCATCGCCGCCCTCAGAGGCGAGATCGACGATAGCAGTGCAAATGCCGCGGTGCTTCGAGAGCTGGCAGAGCCGGTACGCGCGCGCGACGTCGCGCTCGGCTGGGGTTTGCTCGAAAATCCGGAGCAACTGAGAATCGAGACAATAGACTCATTCTGTTACTGGCTGGCGACGATTCTGCCGCTGCCGTCACAGACGGTGGGCGGGATCGAGATCGAGGACAGTCCGTCATCCATCTACGCAAGGGTTGCCGCCGGATTCCTGGCAAGGGCTGCAAAAGATCCGCAATTGCACGATGCCGTGCGACTCGTGCACGAGTGCAACGACAACAACCGGGAGCGACTGGAAAGATCCATGGCGACGCTGCTGTCGCGCCGGGCCCAGTGGTTGCCGCTGCTCCTGCAGCGTGCTGGTGACTTTTCGGTTGACGGCCTCAATCTGTCGCTCTGCAGGCTGATGTCGCAGTTGGTCGCCGACTGTCGAAAGCAATTTGGTGTCCAGGTCGAGCAGCAGGCATCGACGGTCGCGCGGGCGCTGGCCCGTGCCGCCGTCACTCACGCCGCAACGCCGGAAACAGATCTCGATGATGCGGCGACGATGGTACAGTCGTGGCACCGGCTTGCGAACCTGATGCTGACCCGGAAGGGAACGCTTCGCGCTGTCGCGCCGCGCATGAACAACGCGGAACAATGGCCGAATGGGCTGCGCGATGCCTGGTCCCAACTGCGCGAACAGTTGAGCCAGCGACCAGGCGCCATCGAAGCACTCGCAACCATCCAGGCCATTCCGGCGAGCGCCCGATTCCAAGAGGGCGACGTCGCGCTGCTGTGCGCAATCCGCGAGTTGTTGCTTGGCGCATGCGCTGAGCTCAATCTGCACTTTGCTGCGACCGGTCGGCACGACTACACCGCTGTCACGGCCGCTGCGCGCGAGGCGCTGGTGAGTGAGGGCGAACCGACCGACCTCGCGTTGCGGCTCGGCGGCAGTTTTCGCCATTTGCTCATTGACGAGTGCCAGGACCTTTCGCCCGAGCAATTGCAGTTGATCGAGAATCTGGTGATCGATTGGCAGCCGGGCGATGGCCGCACGCTATTCATTGTGGGCGACCCGGCGCAATCGATCTACCAGTTTCGCGATGCCGATGTCGGCTTGTTCCTGCGTTTGCGCACCCAGCCAATCGCACATCTGCGACTGCGTCATCTGCAGTTGCATTGCAACTTTCGCAGTCGTCCGGCCTTGATCGAGTTCAACAATGCCTTGTTCGCGGCACCGCAGGATGAAGGCGCATCGCTCGGGAATGCAGGTTTTGCAAGCGAGGCACTGGCCGTGCAGCCGCCGACCGCCGCGGAGGTGACTTTCACGCAGGTCGACGGCGGCGATGTCGCGGCGCAAATCAATCTGCTCGTCGAGCGCGTCGTGCACTTGCTCGCGGCGTATCCCGATCAACGTATTGGCGTACTGGTGCGCAAGCGCGCCGAGGCGCAGCAATGTGCCAGAGCGTTGCGCGATCGCGGCATCGCCGTCAATTCACCCCAGTCCCTTGCGCTCGACCAGCGCCAGGATGTCCTCGACCTGCTCACTGTTGCCCGATTGGTGCTGAACCGCCACGACCGGGTCGCGTGGCTCGCCATGTTGCGGTCGCCGTGTTGCGCGCTCGACTTGCGTGAACTGAAAGCGGTATGTGACGGATCCAAAGCCGGTGATCTCGAACCGGCTTTGCTCGATCCGGCCATACGCAGCTCGCTCGGCGCACAATTGAGCAGAAGAATTGACCGGTTGCTCGAGGTGTTGGCAGCCGCGCGGCGCGATGCCGATGAACTGGGGGTAGCCGCGGCCGTTGAACGGATGGCCACTCGGCTCGGACTGCCCCTGTGGTCCGACGGCGCCGCTGGTCGGGCCATGCGCATATTCACGGAGCTGTTGAATCGCCACGCGCGCGGCGTGGCGACGCCCGATCTGGCGTCGCTGCAGACCGATCTGCGAACGAAATCCGTCGATGTCGCCGCGGCGGCGCAGCAGGCCACTGGTGTGACCGTGATGACCATACATGCTGCCAAGGGCCTGGAATTCGACGCAGTGATATTGCCACGGCTCGAGTCCACCGCGCGCGCCGATAATCGCGAACTGCTCGAGTGGTTCGTGGATTACACGGCACCACAGGCGGTGGCGGATGCGGTTCTTGCGCCCCGCGGTGAGGGTAAAAACGAAATCGCGGATTTCCTGCGCTTCCTGGACAAACGTCGCCGAACGGCGGAGCTGCGCCGATTGGGCTATGTCGCCGCAACGCGCGCCCGGGAGTCTCTTGACCTGATCGCCACGGAGTCGGGCGTAAGTCAGCCACCGTCGGGTTCACTTGCTGCGGTGTTCGCAAGCCAGTTTGGTCAATGCAAGCGCCTGCCCGCGAGCGCCACGAGCCAACCTGCGGCGGAGAGCCCGCCAAACCTGTCGAGCCTGGGCTATTTGGAATTCAACGATGACGCCTTTGGCGAACCACTGCCCGGTCACACATTGCTGCCTGAGGCCGCAGACGCGAATGCGCTGGTTCGCTATGACTGGGCCGGCGATGTTGCGCGTCACGTGGGCACGGTCATCCACGCCGAGCTGCTGCGTTGGTCTGCAAATCGACCAGAAGACCGGCGGTTGAATTCAAGCGAACAATATTGCCTGATGTTGGCGGCCGAAGGCGTGAGTCCGGCTGAAATCGGCGGCGCTGTTGCGGAAGTCGAGTCCGCATTGAACCGCCTGCTCGCTGAGCCACAGGTCCGCTGGTTGCTCGATCCCGGTCATCGGGAGGCGGCGAGCGAATTGTCTCTGGCCGGCAACGTCGATGGTCTGATTGTCCGGGGCATCATCGACCGAAGCTTCATAAGCGAATTTGGCGAACGCTGGGTCGTCGACTTCAAGACGGGACGCCATGCGGGCGGGGCCGTGGAGGAGTTCGTGGCGAGCGAGATGCAGCGTTACAGGATGCAGTTGCGCCGTTACTCGCGGCTCGTCGGACGGCTCGGGCCCGAGCCGGTCCGCGCGGGAATCTACTTCGTGCATCTGTTGCACCTGGCCGAGTACAGCCCTGAGGATCTGAGCGAAGGCCCTGGTGCGGGCGCGGTGAACGCGCGCTGA